A DNA window from Gammaproteobacteria bacterium contains the following coding sequences:
- the hisH gene encoding imidazole glycerol phosphate synthase subunit HisH → MSRVALIDHGLGNLQAVEKALSKVSPSGPVFRCYDPTELKRADCLVLSGTGQLDACVAELQRLGMAEILADYLQEKPILAINLGLLAMCSTGLDLVPGDAVPMNADGSLDVRLPHIGWNTLERQQDHPLFEGISEEAPFYFAHGVRLESDAVQTVATATHGERFPAMVAHGNFIGVQFHPEISDKQGLRFLANFINWDNQD, encoded by the coding sequence ATGAGTCGCGTCGCACTTATCGATCATGGCCTTGGCAATCTGCAGGCTGTCGAAAAGGCGTTGTCCAAGGTTTCCCCCAGCGGACCGGTGTTTCGCTGTTACGACCCCACCGAACTGAAGCGTGCCGATTGCCTGGTGCTGTCCGGAACCGGCCAGCTCGATGCCTGCGTTGCCGAGCTGCAGCGCCTTGGCATGGCGGAGATTCTTGCGGACTACCTGCAGGAAAAACCGATTCTCGCCATCAATCTCGGCTTGCTGGCCATGTGCAGCACCGGTCTCGACCTGGTGCCGGGCGATGCCGTGCCGATGAACGCCGATGGCAGCCTTGATGTGCGCCTGCCGCACATTGGCTGGAACACCCTTGAACGACAGCAGGATCACCCGCTGTTCGAAGGAATCAGCGAGGAAGCACCTTTCTACTTTGCCCATGGCGTCAGGCTGGAGAGCGATGCCGTGCAGACCGTTGCCACGGCCACGCATGGCGAGCGTTTTCCGGCGATGGTCGCCCATGGGAATTTCATCGGCGTGCAGTTCCATCCAGAGATCAGTGACAAGCAAGGGCTGCGGTTTCTCGCCAATTTCATCAACTGGGACAACCAGGACTGA